The Natranaerobius trueperi genome has a window encoding:
- a CDS encoding NAD(+)/NADH kinase, with protein sequence MNSIALIPNIHKDKVSEITRRMLKIFMDHDINVYLTHEGADLIGEPEMGASSDEIGNVADIIVILGGDGTILKVAREYAYYEIPILGVNLGKLGFLAEIEASEIIGNLNNLLEGNYTIEERLMLDATVIRERKEISTFCALNDVIIAKGPFSRIIEVETKVGGNYLETYPGDGLIVSTPTGSTGYSFSAGGPIISSNLDVMMITPICPHLTHNRSVIISSNETVFARLKTYYSVVVLTVDGQQGFTLQDGDEIKVSRSKYKTKLVKLRKRSFYQLLNEKLTGSQEV encoded by the coding sequence ATGAACTCTATTGCATTGATACCGAATATACATAAGGATAAAGTATCTGAAATCACTCGTAGAATGCTTAAAATTTTTATGGATCATGATATCAATGTATATTTAACTCATGAAGGAGCTGATTTAATAGGTGAACCTGAAATGGGGGCGTCTTCTGATGAAATAGGAAATGTTGCTGATATCATAGTTATTTTAGGCGGAGATGGAACCATCTTAAAAGTTGCACGGGAATATGCCTACTATGAAATTCCTATTTTAGGAGTAAACCTTGGGAAATTAGGATTTTTAGCTGAAATAGAAGCAAGTGAAATAATTGGAAATTTAAATAATTTATTAGAAGGAAACTATACAATTGAAGAACGGTTGATGTTAGACGCTACAGTAATAAGAGAAAGAAAAGAAATTTCAACTTTTTGCGCTTTGAATGATGTTATAATAGCTAAAGGACCTTTTTCAAGGATTATAGAAGTTGAAACTAAAGTTGGAGGAAATTATTTAGAAACATACCCAGGGGATGGATTAATAGTTTCAACACCAACTGGATCGACTGGCTACTCTTTTTCAGCTGGTGGTCCTATTATTAGTTCAAATTTAGATGTAATGATGATTACACCAATTTGTCCACACCTGACGCATAATAGATCTGTTATTATATCATCTAATGAAACAGTATTTGCTAGACTTAAAACTTATTATTCGGTTGTTGTTTTAACTGTTGATGGACAACAAGGTTTCACATTACAAGATGGTGATGAAATTAAAGTTAGTAGATCAAAATATAAAACAAAATTAGTTAAGCTAAGAAAAAGAAGTTTTTATCAATTGTTAAACGAAAAGTTAACTGGAAGTCAGGAAGTATAA